The Desulfosporosinus sp. Sb-LF genome contains a region encoding:
- a CDS encoding ABC transporter ATP-binding protein yields the protein MSLLKVENVSMIFGGLTAVKDFNLDLNKGEIVALIGPNGAGKTTAFNMITGVYAPTMGRISYLDKDITGLRPDLITKRGIARTFQNIRLFKDLTVLDNVLIANHLHLKSNFLEATLKLPRYRREEKEILEKSLKLLDKVGLLDAQKEKSSSLPYGKQRRLEIARALATNPEVLLLDEPAAGMNPKETDDLTAFIRQIRDEFKLSIFMIEHHMQVVMGISDRICVFDHGVTIAEGNPYDIQNNQKVIEAYLGVAEDYA from the coding sequence GTGAGTCTATTAAAGGTTGAAAATGTTTCCATGATCTTTGGCGGACTGACTGCGGTCAAGGACTTTAATCTCGACTTAAACAAAGGAGAAATTGTTGCTTTGATCGGGCCCAACGGCGCAGGGAAAACCACCGCATTCAACATGATCACGGGAGTTTACGCCCCTACGATGGGACGGATTAGCTACCTTGACAAGGATATTACCGGTCTAAGACCAGATCTGATCACGAAGCGGGGAATCGCTCGGACGTTTCAGAATATCCGGTTATTTAAAGACTTGACGGTTCTTGATAATGTCTTGATTGCGAACCATTTGCACCTAAAGTCAAATTTCCTGGAAGCCACCCTGAAACTGCCTCGGTACCGACGGGAAGAAAAGGAAATCTTGGAGAAGTCACTTAAGCTCTTGGATAAAGTCGGTCTCTTGGATGCGCAAAAAGAGAAGTCTAGTTCACTTCCTTATGGTAAGCAGCGGCGTTTGGAGATCGCTCGGGCCCTAGCGACGAATCCAGAGGTACTCCTGCTAGATGAACCAGCTGCCGGAATGAATCCCAAGGAAACCGACGATTTGACCGCGTTTATTCGGCAGATTCGGGACGAATTTAAGTTATCTATTTTCATGATTGAACATCATATGCAAGTCGTCATGGGGATTTCGGATCGAATTTGTGTTTTTGATCATGGAGTTACAATTGCGGAAGGTAACCCCTATGATATTCAGAATAACCAGAAGGTGATTGAAGCGTACTTGGGGGTGGCAGAGGACTATGCTTAA
- a CDS encoding ABC transporter ATP-binding protein: protein MLKIENLSVAYGGIEALKGISLEVEEGKIVTLVGANGAGKSTMLRSIVGLAKPRSGSITYHGKNLLTEKRHNIVKTGITLVPEGRRVFPDMTVLENLKIGAFTRKDHQGIKDDIEWVFTLFSRLKEREWQLAGTLSGGEQQMLAVGRALMSRPKLLMMDEPSLGLAPLIVKDIFNIIREIHKQGMTILLIEQNANAALHLADIGYVIETGRITIKGTGKELLANEDVKKAYLGESVIAKNSH, encoded by the coding sequence ATGCTTAAAATTGAAAACTTGAGTGTCGCTTACGGTGGGATTGAAGCCTTAAAAGGGATCAGTCTTGAGGTAGAGGAAGGGAAAATTGTCACCCTAGTTGGTGCTAACGGAGCGGGGAAGAGCACTATGTTGCGCTCGATCGTCGGTCTTGCTAAACCAAGAAGTGGCTCGATCACTTATCATGGGAAGAATTTGCTGACAGAAAAACGTCATAACATCGTAAAAACTGGAATCACTTTGGTTCCAGAAGGACGGCGCGTTTTCCCAGATATGACGGTTTTAGAAAATTTAAAGATCGGGGCTTTTACTCGCAAGGATCATCAAGGGATTAAAGACGATATAGAATGGGTTTTCACTCTCTTTTCCAGGCTTAAAGAACGGGAATGGCAACTAGCGGGGACATTATCTGGGGGAGAGCAGCAGATGCTTGCGGTGGGACGAGCCCTCATGTCTCGCCCCAAACTTCTTATGATGGATGAGCCATCACTAGGACTTGCTCCCCTTATCGTTAAAGATATTTTCAACATCATTCGCGAGATTCACAAACAAGGGATGACCATTCTTTTGATCGAACAAAATGCCAATGCTGCACTCCATCTTGCGGATATTGGGTATGTTATTGAAACGGGTCGGATTACTATTAAAGGAACCGGCAAAGAATTGTTAGCCAATGAAGATGTAAAGAAAGCTTATTTGGGTGAGAGTGTCATAGCGAAGAATTCACACTAA
- a CDS encoding pyridoxamine 5'-phosphate oxidase family protein, which produces MKEVLSILTDQSAIGYLATVDDGKPRVRPWGFMFEENGRLYFCTASTKDVYRQLTAVPYIEYSKTTKDMVWVRVSGEIIFDDDIRKKELILERAPMLKKIYESPDNPIFKIFYLEHGKATINDFSPNPPRCLEF; this is translated from the coding sequence TTGAAAGAAGTACTGTCAATTTTAACTGATCAGTCAGCTATTGGATACTTAGCGACAGTTGATGATGGAAAGCCAAGAGTTAGACCATGGGGATTCATGTTTGAGGAAAACGGAAGGCTTTATTTCTGCACTGCAAGTACGAAGGATGTATATCGGCAACTTACAGCTGTACCATATATTGAGTACTCAAAAACAACGAAAGACATGGTTTGGGTAAGGGTCAGTGGTGAAATCATATTTGATGACGATATTAGAAAGAAGGAACTAATCTTAGAGCGTGCACCTATGCTTAAAAAGATCTACGAGTCACCAGACAATCCTATTTTTAAGATCTTTTATTTGGAGCACGGTAAGGCAACTATTAATGACTTCTCACCTAATCCCCCAAGATGTTTAGAGTTTTAA
- a CDS encoding TfoX/Sxy family protein: protein MAVGESYKEYVVDQLAKLGFVTVKKMFGGAGIYYDGLIFGLLADDVLYFKVDDSNKSDYERAGMEPFQPFDHKPMVMPYYEVPVDILEHRELLADWARKALLASRNKHVKSKKKGITK from the coding sequence ATGGCAGTCGGCGAAAGTTATAAAGAATATGTAGTAGACCAACTTGCAAAGTTAGGTTTTGTTACGGTTAAAAAGATGTTTGGCGGTGCTGGTATTTACTATGACGGTTTGATTTTTGGATTACTTGCGGATGATGTCCTATATTTTAAGGTGGACGACTCCAATAAGTCAGACTATGAAAGAGCGGGAATGGAACCATTCCAACCATTTGATCACAAACCCATGGTAATGCCGTATTATGAGGTTCCCGTTGATATTTTGGAACACAGAGAACTGTTAGCGGATTGGGCTAGAAAAGCCTTATTAGCATCTAGAAATAAGCACGTAAAGTCCAAGAAGAAAGGAATTACAAAATAA
- a CDS encoding multidrug effflux MFS transporter yields MYLPSLPILTKDLHTSTSLAQFSLTACLLGLALGQLVAGSQSDVRGRRIPLLIGLISFTVSSLLCAISPSIWALILLRFIQGVAGSAGMAISRAIVRDLYSGSEMIKFFSLLMLVNGVGPILAPILGGQLLQFTSWRGVFFVLCLVGIFMLLAVFFTLPETLPPQRRSPAGLINTLATFRVLVSDRVFMGYALPQGMVTAAMFAYISGSPFVIQNIFGASPQMFSVFFAINGFGIILAGQITGRLASRINGTKLFLGGLILATMGGISLLTMILIGAGLTAILPPLFIVVSSVGVVSTAGSSLAMENYGHSAGSASALLGLFSLLIGAIVAPLVGLGGSNTAVPMGIVIAVTEVGAILSYAILRRGKNGIVRVE; encoded by the coding sequence ATGTACTTACCTTCTTTGCCTATTTTGACCAAGGATTTGCACACTAGCACATCGCTTGCCCAGTTCAGTCTGACAGCTTGCCTACTCGGGCTCGCGTTGGGGCAATTAGTAGCTGGTTCGCAAAGCGATGTGCGCGGGCGTCGTATCCCGCTTCTGATCGGACTGATTAGCTTCACTGTCTCATCCTTGCTTTGTGCTATTAGCCCATCCATCTGGGCATTGATCTTGCTTCGATTCATTCAGGGCGTTGCGGGCTCCGCAGGCATGGCTATTTCACGCGCTATAGTTAGGGACCTATACTCAGGCTCAGAGATGATAAAGTTTTTTTCTCTTTTAATGCTGGTCAATGGTGTTGGGCCAATCCTGGCGCCAATTCTAGGTGGGCAGCTACTGCAGTTTACCTCATGGCGGGGGGTGTTTTTTGTTTTGTGTCTGGTCGGTATTTTCATGCTCCTTGCAGTCTTTTTCACTTTACCTGAGACATTACCACCACAACGTCGCTCGCCAGCCGGTTTGATCAATACTTTAGCGACATTTCGAGTTCTCGTCAGCGATCGCGTTTTCATGGGATATGCTTTGCCTCAAGGGATGGTAACGGCAGCTATGTTCGCGTACATATCGGGTTCACCCTTTGTTATCCAAAACATTTTTGGAGCCTCTCCTCAAATGTTTAGTGTATTCTTCGCCATCAATGGGTTTGGCATTATCCTAGCTGGTCAAATCACCGGTAGGCTGGCAAGTCGAATTAACGGAACCAAACTCTTCCTCGGAGGCCTCATCCTGGCTACAATGGGCGGCATCAGCTTGCTGACGATGATTCTTATCGGAGCAGGACTTACCGCAATCTTACCACCTTTGTTCATAGTTGTATCGAGTGTAGGAGTCGTATCGACTGCTGGCTCTTCATTGGCGATGGAAAACTATGGCCATTCAGCTGGTAGTGCCTCGGCCTTGTTAGGTTTATTTTCATTATTAATTGGTGCAATTGTTGCACCCCTCGTAGGGCTTGGTGGCAGTAATACAGCTGTACCCATGGGCATAGTCATCGCTGTCACAGAAGTTGGTGCGATTCTAAGTTATGCGATATTAAGACGGGGAAAGAATGGCATTGTGCGGGTGGAGTAG
- a CDS encoding response regulator: MIFLLKTNFINKSFKHKLRATYTLLMFVVLILICAFLYYQVNNIVKPLISHIGLQVVDGVAQSIGERFENQGNMLEQLASTETFKNGDFSSIKKEIDNQMSRQGDLWLSMKYQRVTGEEYVNNPASIPSSVSYEQELLAGDKLTSISKPVIDDRDGQYITYIGTKVMDNDGNVKGLLIINARVKQLIGSFEKARMGQFSEMWFLDLKGKAILDPNIEKMPIPDIENFEKQISIKPAGELKVTTPEDESRYLIYSQIPNTEGLYLAIGIDNSDSSKAMRFLLVLILGGAIFACLFIFVAANKMTNLITKPLTRMVGIIQHSDGANFIEIPKDLKSSKDEIGILANTIDDMASNIRNNVQALNSEIKERQKAKEELILLNDELERRVEERTLALTKVTNSLAISEDRFRIAMEASHIGLYDSDCNNNVLMVNGVFLKLINALEFRQCGIKKSEWVQFYGLLEDFIYEEDLLNITQLGEDNLLMTGEDFYTEVRLKEDPNIWFSFIGQIIKKDESGKVIRFIGVLQNISERKRTEVELKAAKEEAEEASHAKSQFLANMSHEIRTPMNAIMGLTHLLGQSNLNDSQKNYVSKIEGASATLLRIINDILDFSKIEAGKLEIENIEFNIDKVLENVSNLYTISATNKGIDINFDTGETVPDVLIGDPLRLEQIISNLTTNAIKFTNRGEVSVAVRVLDATENKVKLHFSVTDTGIGLTNEQIERLFTAFTQADGSTTRKYGGTGLGLIISKQLVELMKGEIWVESAYGEGATFQFAVLFDKAVDLIKPSHGEYPDLQGKKVLVVDHNKTSLMILERMLRSFSFEVTALKNPFEAIELLQKEDFDLLVIDFNLPELSGIDLYKRLIANTEITVPKTIFVSATGRANYYNQVNQLGVNNFLVKPINQSLMFDTVLNALKGTAWSQADKGRNEEGQIKHQRAIAGKRILLVEDNDINQLIAKDILEGVGVHVSIAHNGEEAIKHVRANNFDAVLMDVQMPIMDGYKATEILRETYSSLELPIIAMTANALRGDREKSIESGMNDYISKPINPELLFETLEKWLLDNGQGNNGNDVNEKVEILDIEKTLIRLGNKQAFYYDLLKRYSDDYSNIVKEISDMRLNKQYDEVKRFVHSLKSVTGNIGALKLSRFIVQFEEQYESYNEKSLGERLEELSNLNEELLNTIKSVISIKDLEEKRQDFNLEVHHALSKLLDDLEKARPKEVKDSLSYLLANSQTMRFSAQINETKKLIDRYRFKEAKAMVKEILAIIKESEDE, translated from the coding sequence ATGATTTTTCTTTTGAAAACTAATTTTATTAATAAATCATTTAAACATAAACTGAGAGCTACTTATACCCTACTTATGTTTGTAGTTCTGATTTTAATATGTGCTTTTTTGTATTATCAAGTGAATAACATTGTAAAACCCCTTATTAGTCATATCGGTTTACAGGTTGTTGATGGTGTAGCACAATCCATCGGAGAACGGTTTGAAAATCAAGGAAATATGTTAGAACAACTTGCAAGTACAGAAACATTCAAAAATGGGGATTTTTCTAGCATCAAAAAAGAGATAGACAATCAAATGAGTAGGCAGGGTGATTTATGGTTATCCATGAAGTACCAGCGAGTGACTGGCGAAGAATATGTGAATAACCCAGCTAGCATTCCATCGTCTGTTAGTTATGAGCAGGAATTATTAGCTGGAGATAAACTTACGTCGATATCGAAGCCTGTTATTGATGATAGGGATGGTCAATATATTACTTATATAGGGACTAAGGTCATGGATAATGATGGGAATGTAAAGGGATTGCTAATTATCAATGCACGAGTAAAACAATTAATTGGGTCATTTGAAAAAGCAAGAATGGGTCAATTCAGTGAAATGTGGTTTCTTGATTTAAAAGGTAAGGCTATTCTAGACCCAAATATAGAAAAGATGCCGATTCCTGATATCGAAAATTTTGAAAAGCAAATTTCGATAAAGCCAGCAGGAGAACTGAAAGTTACTACTCCAGAGGATGAATCAAGGTATTTGATCTATTCTCAAATACCTAATACTGAGGGCTTATATTTAGCAATAGGAATAGATAATAGTGATTCTTCAAAAGCCATGAGATTTTTATTGGTTTTAATTTTAGGTGGTGCAATTTTTGCTTGTCTTTTCATTTTTGTTGCTGCTAATAAAATGACTAATTTAATAACAAAACCCTTGACTCGCATGGTTGGAATTATCCAGCATTCTGATGGTGCAAATTTTATTGAAATTCCAAAAGACCTTAAGTCCAGCAAAGATGAGATTGGGATACTTGCCAATACGATCGACGATATGGCTAGCAATATTCGTAATAATGTACAAGCGCTAAACAGTGAAATTAAAGAACGCCAAAAAGCTAAAGAGGAGCTAATTCTTTTAAATGATGAACTTGAGCGTCGTGTGGAAGAACGTACCCTAGCCTTGACAAAGGTCACAAATAGTTTGGCTATTTCAGAAGATCGATTCAGAATTGCTATGGAAGCATCGCATATTGGTTTATATGATTCAGATTGTAACAATAATGTATTGATGGTTAATGGTGTTTTTCTTAAATTAATTAATGCACTGGAGTTTAGGCAGTGTGGTATTAAAAAGAGTGAGTGGGTTCAGTTTTATGGGCTATTGGAGGATTTTATATATGAAGAAGATTTATTAAATATTACACAATTGGGCGAAGATAATTTACTGATGACGGGAGAGGACTTTTACACCGAGGTTAGACTAAAAGAAGACCCGAATATCTGGTTTTCATTTATTGGACAAATAATAAAGAAAGATGAATCTGGAAAAGTGATAAGGTTTATAGGGGTATTGCAAAATATATCTGAAAGAAAAAGGACAGAAGTTGAGCTGAAGGCAGCCAAGGAAGAAGCAGAAGAAGCAAGCCACGCTAAAAGTCAATTTCTTGCAAATATGAGTCATGAAATTAGAACACCTATGAATGCAATTATGGGACTTACCCATTTATTAGGTCAATCTAATTTAAATGATTCCCAAAAAAATTATGTATCGAAAATAGAGGGAGCATCAGCGACACTGCTCAGAATCATCAATGATATTTTGGATTTTTCAAAAATTGAAGCTGGTAAACTTGAAATAGAAAACATCGAATTTAATATAGATAAGGTACTAGAGAATGTCTCTAATCTATATACAATTTCTGCGACGAATAAGGGTATTGATATTAATTTCGATACGGGGGAAACAGTGCCGGACGTACTAATCGGTGATCCGCTTCGATTAGAACAAATCATATCTAATTTAACAACGAATGCAATAAAATTCACAAACCGAGGAGAAGTAAGTGTTGCCGTAAGGGTTCTAGATGCAACAGAAAACAAAGTTAAGTTGCATTTTAGTGTTACAGATACAGGAATTGGGTTAACAAATGAGCAAATCGAAAGACTTTTCACCGCTTTCACCCAGGCGGATGGTTCAACGACCAGGAAGTATGGTGGGACAGGGCTTGGTTTAATAATTTCGAAGCAACTGGTTGAACTAATGAAGGGTGAGATTTGGGTAGAAAGTGCTTATGGTGAAGGTGCAACCTTCCAATTTGCAGTCCTTTTTGATAAAGCTGTCGATTTGATAAAACCAAGTCATGGAGAATATCCAGATTTACAAGGTAAAAAAGTGTTAGTGGTAGATCATAATAAAACATCCTTAATGATACTCGAAAGAATGCTTCGTTCATTTTCGTTTGAGGTGACAGCACTTAAAAATCCTTTTGAAGCAATTGAACTGCTCCAAAAGGAAGACTTTGATCTACTAGTTATTGACTTTAATTTACCAGAATTATCAGGAATCGATTTATATAAAAGATTAATAGCTAATACTGAGATCACAGTGCCTAAAACAATATTTGTTAGTGCTACAGGACGTGCAAACTATTATAATCAAGTAAATCAATTGGGGGTTAATAATTTTCTGGTAAAGCCCATTAATCAGTCGTTAATGTTTGATACGGTTTTGAATGCTTTAAAAGGAACAGCATGGAGTCAAGCTGATAAGGGCCGAAATGAAGAAGGCCAAATAAAGCATCAAAGGGCCATTGCGGGTAAACGTATACTACTTGTTGAAGATAATGATATTAATCAATTGATTGCTAAGGATATTTTAGAAGGGGTCGGTGTTCATGTAAGTATTGCTCATAATGGTGAAGAAGCAATCAAACACGTCCGTGCCAATAATTTTGATGCAGTTCTTATGGATGTGCAAATGCCTATTATGGATGGATACAAAGCCACAGAAATTCTTAGAGAGACCTATTCAAGTTTAGAATTACCTATTATAGCCATGACTGCAAATGCACTCAGGGGTGATCGGGAAAAAAGCATCGAGTCGGGTATGAATGATTACATTTCAAAACCAATTAACCCTGAGCTTTTGTTCGAAACCCTTGAAAAATGGCTCTTAGATAATGGTCAGGGAAACAATGGAAATGATGTAAATGAAAAGGTTGAGATTTTAGATATTGAAAAAACGTTAATTCGATTAGGTAATAAACAAGCCTTTTATTATGACTTATTAAAGAGATATTCTGATGATTATAGTAACATAGTAAAAGAAATTTCCGATATGAGATTGAATAAGCAATATGATGAAGTTAAACGATTTGTTCATAGCCTTAAAAGTGTTACCGGAAATATAGGAGCTCTGAAACTGAGCAGATTTATTGTTCAGTTCGAAGAACAATATGAGTCATACAACGAAAAGAGCCTAGGAGAAAGGCTAGAAGAACTTTCTAATTTGAATGAGGAACTATTAAATACTATTAAAAGCGTTATTTCGATTAAGGATCTAGAGGAAAAGCGACAAGACTTCAATTTAGAGGTTCATCACGCATTAAGTAAATTACTGGATGATTTAGAAAAGGCCCGCCCTAAAGAAGTAAAAGATAGTTTGAGCTACTTGCTAGCAAATTCTCAGACTATGCGCTTTAGTGCACAAATAAACGAAACCAAGAAACTTATTGATCGCTATCGCTTCAAAGAGGCGAAGGCTATGGTTAAAGAAATACTGGCTATTATAAAGGAGTCAGAAGATGAATAG
- a CDS encoding HD domain-containing phosphohydrolase, producing MNRQKTIMIVDDTEMNIVILVEALQDDYELIVAINGLEAIELLEEQKPDLILLDIMMPEMDGYDVLITIKKNPELTHIPVILLSAITDSDSKTKGFSLGAVDYVTKPVEIVEVKARVKTQLKFEEARLILETQNLLLEEKVKARTELLERTNSAAIYCLAALAETRDPETGEHIKRTQKYIRALALELQGKDEYSSVLTNEYIELLYKSAPLHDIGKVGVKDSILLKPGRLTEEEFEEMKKHTIYGGESLMVGIKELGEDSFLTLAKEIAITHHEKWDGTGYPRGLSKAEIPISGRLMALSDVYDALISKRVYKDAFTHDEARNIILEGRGTHFDPTIVDAFIMREAEFVGIMGKFGDN from the coding sequence ATGAATAGACAAAAAACGATAATGATAGTAGATGATACAGAAATGAATATTGTAATTCTAGTGGAGGCGCTTCAGGACGATTATGAATTGATTGTTGCAATTAATGGCTTAGAGGCGATTGAATTACTTGAAGAACAAAAACCTGATTTGATACTTTTGGATATCATGATGCCGGAGATGGATGGATACGATGTTTTAATAACGATCAAGAAAAACCCGGAGCTAACGCATATACCAGTTATTCTACTTTCGGCAATTACTGATAGTGATTCGAAAACCAAGGGTTTTTCCTTAGGCGCAGTGGATTATGTTACTAAGCCCGTTGAAATTGTTGAGGTTAAGGCCAGAGTTAAGACACAACTTAAATTTGAAGAAGCTCGTCTTATTCTTGAAACTCAGAATCTTTTATTAGAAGAAAAAGTAAAGGCAAGAACCGAGCTTCTCGAAAGAACTAACTCTGCCGCAATATACTGTCTGGCTGCTCTAGCAGAGACAAGGGACCCGGAAACAGGGGAACACATAAAAAGAACACAGAAATATATCAGAGCATTGGCACTTGAATTACAGGGTAAGGATGAATATAGTAGTGTTCTTACAAATGAATATATTGAGCTGTTATATAAGTCAGCTCCGTTACATGATATAGGTAAAGTTGGGGTAAAGGATAGTATACTTCTTAAACCGGGACGGTTGACAGAGGAAGAATTTGAAGAAATGAAAAAACATACAATTTATGGTGGAGAGTCATTAATGGTGGGTATAAAGGAATTAGGAGAAGATTCATTCCTGACACTAGCGAAAGAAATTGCAATAACACACCATGAAAAATGGGATGGCACAGGATATCCAAGGGGCTTATCCAAAGCGGAAATTCCCATATCTGGCCGGTTAATGGCACTTAGCGATGTGTATGACGCTCTAATTAGTAAGAGGGTGTATAAGGACGCTTTTACCCATGATGAGGCTAGAAATATTATTTTAGAGGGCAGAGGGACCCATTTTGACCCTACTATTGTTGACGCTTTTATAATGAGAGAAGCTGAATTTGTTGGAATTATGGGAAAATTTGGAGATAACTAA
- a CDS encoding glycerophosphodiester phosphodiesterase, protein MVMNYAHRGASGYFPENTMLAFVKAVEMGCDGIETDVQMTRDGVLVLIHDERVDRTTNGSGLVKDYTYAELCRLDAGLWNGVQFAGAKIPTAVELLLLARDTGIGLDFEIKNGIIQYEGIEEKLIELIYCYGWQERVVLSSFNHYSMVHCKEITPDLKTGLLYMEGLYRPNIYARTAHADALHPYFYAVNEDIIREAHLEGLLVNTFTVNDLATMRRLIRMGVDGIITNHPGRLRSVIAGDKKCLNGLWKG, encoded by the coding sequence ATGGTTATGAATTATGCTCACCGTGGAGCGAGTGGTTATTTTCCGGAAAATACCATGCTGGCCTTTGTGAAAGCAGTGGAGATGGGCTGTGACGGCATTGAGACAGATGTCCAGATGACGAGGGACGGGGTGTTAGTACTCATCCATGACGAGCGGGTTGACCGTACCACTAACGGGTCCGGCCTGGTTAAGGATTATACTTACGCTGAACTATGCCGCTTGGATGCCGGGTTATGGAACGGTGTCCAGTTTGCGGGGGCTAAAATTCCAACGGCTGTGGAGCTCCTCCTTTTGGCCCGGGACACTGGAATCGGCCTTGATTTTGAGATTAAAAATGGCATCATCCAGTACGAGGGTATTGAAGAAAAACTGATTGAGCTTATTTACTGTTACGGGTGGCAAGAACGCGTGGTTCTCTCTAGCTTTAACCACTATTCAATGGTGCACTGCAAGGAAATTACACCGGACCTGAAAACTGGACTTCTGTATATGGAGGGCCTATATCGGCCAAATATCTATGCGAGAACAGCCCACGCGGACGCTTTACATCCGTATTTTTACGCTGTTAATGAGGACATCATACGCGAAGCTCACTTAGAGGGATTATTGGTAAACACGTTCACCGTAAATGATCTGGCAACAATGCGAAGGCTTATCCGGATGGGTGTGGATGGCATAATTACGAACCATCCTGGTAGACTCCGGTCGGTTATCGCTGGAGATAAAAAGTGCCTCAATGGTTTATGGAAAGGGTAA